In the Pseudomonas sp. ADAK2 genome, one interval contains:
- the eco gene encoding serine protease inhibitor ecotin: protein MGSLTLNTTVGLIVAGLSCNAHAAKLEEVAPYPKAESGFTRQVIHLAPQTQEDGYQVEILAGKTLTVDCNRQRLGGMLVEKNLEGWGYPFYRLETVIGPMSTMMACPDGKTKKDFVPVVGDGFMLRYNSKLPIVLYVPKDVEVRYRIWTASSKVEKAVQE from the coding sequence ATGGGTTCTTTGACCTTAAACACGACCGTTGGGCTAATAGTTGCGGGGTTGTCGTGCAACGCGCACGCCGCGAAACTCGAAGAAGTCGCGCCGTATCCCAAGGCTGAGAGCGGTTTTACTCGCCAAGTCATCCACCTCGCGCCACAAACCCAGGAAGACGGCTATCAGGTCGAGATTCTGGCCGGCAAGACGTTGACCGTGGACTGCAACCGTCAGCGCTTGGGCGGGATGCTCGTAGAGAAGAATCTGGAGGGTTGGGGTTATCCGTTTTATCGGCTGGAAACGGTGATCGGGCCGATGAGCACGATGATGGCCTGCCCCGATGGCAAGACCAAAAAGGACTTTGTGCCGGTGGTCGGTGACGGGTTCATGCTGCGCTATAACAGCAAGCTGCCGATCGTGCTTTACGTGCCCAAGGATGTGGAGGTTCGTTATCGGATCTGGACGGCGTCGAGCAAAGTCGAGAAAGCCGTCCAGGAGTAG
- a CDS encoding NIPSNAP family protein: protein MITCHVKYVIDPYQLPEFEAYAHAWLGIVERLGGTHHGYFLPSEGASNIAYCLFSFPSLADYESYRHIAMTDPESTALVASLVEKKFIVSYERTFLRPMLA from the coding sequence TTGATTACTTGCCACGTCAAATATGTGATCGATCCGTATCAACTGCCCGAGTTCGAAGCCTACGCCCATGCCTGGCTCGGTATCGTTGAACGCCTGGGCGGCACTCATCACGGCTACTTCCTGCCGTCCGAGGGCGCGAGCAATATCGCTTACTGCCTGTTCAGTTTTCCGTCGTTGGCAGACTACGAAAGCTATCGCCACATCGCGATGACCGATCCGGAAAGTACCGCGCTGGTGGCCTCGCTGGTGGAGAAGAAGTTTATCGTCAGCTACGAGCGCACATTCCTGCGCCCAATGCTGGCCTGA
- a CDS encoding DUF2834 domain-containing protein, with product MKSVALPLLALLAFAGYTVSVMLQAEQSLIDFGISLMSRPDTAQVVIDLYLLATLAGIWMYRDARKRGQSALSVIPYLLLTAIFVSIGPLLYLVVRGLQDRRKALTSPAA from the coding sequence ATGAAGTCTGTCGCCCTGCCCCTGCTTGCCTTGCTCGCGTTTGCTGGCTACACCGTGTCGGTGATGCTGCAGGCCGAACAGTCGTTGATTGACTTCGGGATCAGCCTGATGTCGCGGCCGGATACGGCGCAGGTGGTGATTGATCTTTATCTGCTGGCGACGCTGGCGGGCATCTGGATGTACCGCGATGCGCGCAAACGCGGCCAGTCAGCACTGTCCGTGATTCCCTATCTTTTGCTCACCGCCATTTTCGTGTCGATCGGGCCGTTGCTGTACCTGGTTGTGCGTGGCTTGCAGGATCGGCGCAAGGCGCTCACTTCGCCAGCCGCCTGA
- a CDS encoding magnesium transporter CorA family protein, translating into MIKSFQLTQGALHAVERLDAEVMLFSNPDAAERDLLHSHFKLDEHALASALDPDEVSRIEFHPDNLFLIWKRPENYSGAGSLAFEVSSCGLLFSPGRLLVIATDDSPLHGLGTRQRLNTPLDVLLDLLFNNIHHYLGHLKVIKLVARELQQKFNASMENQHLIQMFNLSESLIYYINAIHSNGAVLTRLRNHAEKEHFSAEAIGLIDDLIIENNQCYKQAEIYSTVFSGLIDARGNLMNNSMNNLLRKLTLINVVFLPLNLIASIGGMSEFSMMTAGTPWWVSYPLFLTAMMLGAGVMVLGLRRLAK; encoded by the coding sequence ATGATCAAGAGCTTTCAACTGACCCAAGGCGCCTTGCACGCAGTCGAACGGCTGGACGCCGAAGTGATGCTGTTCAGCAACCCCGACGCCGCCGAGCGCGACTTGCTGCACAGCCATTTCAAGCTCGATGAACACGCCCTGGCCTCGGCCCTGGACCCCGACGAGGTGTCGCGCATCGAGTTTCACCCCGACAACCTGTTCCTGATCTGGAAACGTCCGGAAAACTATTCCGGCGCTGGCAGCCTGGCGTTCGAGGTGTCGTCCTGCGGCCTGCTGTTCTCGCCGGGCCGCTTGCTGGTGATCGCCACCGACGATTCGCCGTTGCACGGGCTCGGCACCCGGCAACGGCTGAACACGCCGCTGGATGTTTTGCTGGATCTGCTGTTCAACAACATCCATCACTATTTGGGCCACCTCAAGGTGATCAAACTGGTCGCCCGGGAGCTGCAGCAGAAATTCAACGCCTCGATGGAAAACCAGCACCTGATCCAGATGTTCAACCTCAGCGAGAGCCTGATCTATTACATCAACGCGATCCACAGCAACGGCGCGGTGCTGACCCGGCTGCGTAACCACGCGGAAAAGGAACACTTCAGCGCCGAGGCCATCGGCCTGATCGATGACCTGATCATCGAAAACAACCAGTGCTACAAACAGGCGGAAATCTACTCCACGGTGTTCTCCGGGCTGATCGACGCCCGGGGCAACCTGATGAACAACAGCATGAATAACCTGCTGCGCAAACTGACGCTGATCAACGTGGTGTTTTTGCCGTTGAATTTGATTGCGAGCATTGGCGGCATGTCCGAGTTCAGCATGATGACGGCCGGGACGCCGTGGTGGGTTTCCTATCCGTTGTTCTTGACAGCGATGATGCTCGGGGCCGGGGTGATGGTGCTGGGGCTCAGGCGGCTGGCGAAGTGA
- a CDS encoding RimK family protein, with the protein MSAVQGHWREVSEQSLPAATYLNDAVSTSSQLIIIVERKEDWASYFPSEDIVTAQEYLEQTRDNEQGKRVQVINLCRSYKYLGHGYYCSLLAEARGHKVIPSVRTISELTRKSLYGLALDDLDKPLEKALSNHLYSDTEGFTLTLYFGKTNIEPLQDLARQLFEVFPCPILLVEFRRTNGWHIEGIKSGALHKLREDQEDQFANALDSFSRKIWRMPRSKRLARYDLAILHDPQEALPPSNAKALDNFVRVGKTLGIDVELIERKDYARIAEYDGLLIRETTSVDNHTYRFAKKAESEGLVVMDDPTSILRCTNKVYLTDLLKSHQLGMPVTEILYKERPEDFERVGERLGFPLVLKIPDGCFSRGVIKVESQQALLEATAELFEHSVLLLAQEFFYTEYDWRIGVLNRKPIFACQYFMSKGHWQIYNHKAKGQDINGECRTLAVHEAPRAVVELAVKTANLIGDGLYGVDLKQSGDKVVVIEVNDNPNMDAGIEDAYLQDDLYSLVLEEFVRRLELKRRGQAW; encoded by the coding sequence ATGTCAGCGGTACAAGGTCATTGGCGCGAAGTATCCGAGCAAAGTTTGCCGGCGGCAACTTATTTAAATGACGCGGTTAGCACTTCAAGTCAGTTGATTATCATCGTCGAACGCAAGGAAGACTGGGCGTCCTATTTCCCCAGTGAAGACATCGTCACGGCCCAGGAATACCTGGAGCAAACCCGCGACAACGAGCAGGGCAAGCGGGTACAGGTGATCAACCTGTGCCGCAGCTACAAGTACCTGGGGCACGGTTATTACTGCTCGCTGCTGGCCGAAGCCCGGGGGCACAAGGTCATTCCATCAGTGCGAACCATCAGCGAGCTGACGCGTAAATCGCTGTATGGCCTGGCCCTGGACGATCTGGATAAACCGCTGGAAAAAGCCCTCAGTAATCATCTTTACAGCGATACCGAAGGCTTTACGCTAACGCTTTATTTTGGCAAGACTAATATTGAGCCGTTGCAGGATCTGGCGCGGCAGTTATTTGAGGTTTTCCCCTGTCCGATATTGTTAGTTGAATTCAGAAGAACTAACGGCTGGCACATCGAAGGTATAAAGTCCGGCGCCTTGCACAAGTTGCGTGAAGATCAGGAAGATCAATTCGCCAACGCCCTGGACAGTTTCAGCCGCAAGATCTGGCGCATGCCGCGCTCCAAGCGTCTGGCTCGCTATGACCTGGCGATCCTGCATGACCCGCAGGAAGCCTTGCCGCCGTCCAACGCCAAGGCCCTGGACAATTTCGTCCGGGTCGGCAAAACCCTGGGCATCGACGTCGAGCTGATCGAGCGCAAGGACTACGCGCGCATCGCCGAATACGACGGGCTGTTGATCCGCGAGACGACAAGCGTCGACAACCATACCTACCGTTTCGCCAAGAAAGCCGAGAGTGAAGGGCTGGTGGTGATGGACGACCCGACGTCGATCCTGCGCTGCACCAACAAGGTCTACCTGACCGACCTGCTGAAAAGCCACCAGTTGGGCATGCCCGTCACCGAAATCCTCTACAAGGAACGACCGGAAGACTTCGAACGGGTCGGCGAGCGTCTGGGCTTTCCGCTGGTGTTGAAGATTCCCGACGGCTGCTTTTCCCGGGGCGTGATCAAGGTCGAAAGCCAGCAGGCGTTGCTCGAAGCCACCGCCGAATTGTTCGAACACTCGGTGCTGTTGCTCGCTCAAGAATTCTTCTACACCGAATACGACTGGCGCATCGGCGTGCTCAACCGCAAACCGATCTTCGCCTGCCAGTACTTCATGTCCAAGGGCCATTGGCAGATCTACAACCACAAGGCCAAGGGCCAGGACATCAACGGCGAATGCCGCACCCTGGCGGTCCACGAAGCGCCGCGCGCGGTGGTGGAACTGGCGGTGAAGACCGCCAACCTGATTGGCGATGGCCTCTACGGCGTCGACCTCAAGCAGTCCGGCGACAAAGTGGTGGTGATCGAGGTCAACGACAACCCGAACATGGACGCCGGCATCGAAGACGCCTATTTGCAGGACGATTTGTACTCGCTGGTGCTGGAAGAGTTCGTCCGTCGCCTGGAACTCAAGCGTCGCGGCCAGGCCTGGTGA
- a CDS encoding GNAT family N-acetyltransferase/peptidase C39 family protein: MNPVFRLALVEDLPALLKLEEQCFTTDRLNSRSFQWMITKANGQLLVAEHADALLGYAVVLFHRGTSLARLYSIAIAAEARGIGLGKQLLERVEACALEHDCAYLRLEVRIDNPAAIALYERNGYRRFALIHDYYQDHADALRLEKRILQHRDSRNIQVPWYRQTTDFTCGPACLLMAMGALQQGRLLERREELQIWREATTVFMTSGHGGCSPQGLALAAWRRGFRVRLQLSMAGPLFLDGVRDEHKKDVMRLVHEEFTAQLQDTDVERVIGGTLDLPRLLDAGGQPLVLISSYRLTRSKAPHWVMVTDCDEEFVYLHDPDVDHSQHRQPMDCQHLPVSHGEFEKMCSFGRGKLRAAVVLYARHQ; encoded by the coding sequence ATGAATCCTGTCTTTCGCCTGGCGCTAGTTGAAGACTTACCGGCGTTGCTCAAACTCGAAGAGCAATGCTTCACCACGGATCGGCTCAACAGTCGCAGTTTTCAGTGGATGATCACCAAGGCCAATGGGCAACTGCTGGTGGCTGAACACGCTGATGCACTGCTCGGCTACGCGGTGGTGCTGTTCCACCGAGGCACATCGCTGGCGCGGCTGTATTCCATTGCCATCGCTGCCGAGGCTCGAGGCATCGGCTTGGGCAAACAGTTGCTGGAGCGGGTCGAGGCCTGCGCCCTTGAGCACGATTGTGCTTACCTGCGCCTGGAAGTGCGCATCGACAACCCGGCAGCGATTGCCCTGTATGAGCGCAACGGTTACCGGCGGTTTGCGCTGATTCATGACTATTACCAGGACCACGCCGACGCGCTGCGCCTGGAGAAACGCATCCTCCAGCACCGCGACTCGCGCAATATCCAGGTGCCCTGGTATCGGCAGACCACTGACTTCACCTGCGGCCCGGCGTGTTTGCTGATGGCCATGGGTGCGCTGCAACAGGGACGATTGCTGGAGCGGCGCGAGGAACTGCAAATCTGGCGCGAGGCGACCACGGTGTTCATGACCTCGGGGCACGGTGGTTGCAGCCCGCAAGGTTTGGCGTTGGCGGCGTGGCGCCGCGGGTTTCGGGTGCGGTTGCAACTGAGCATGGCCGGGCCGTTGTTTCTCGATGGCGTGCGCGATGAGCATAAAAAGGACGTAATGCGTTTGGTGCACGAAGAGTTCACGGCGCAGTTGCAGGACACAGATGTGGAGCGGGTGATTGGCGGGACGTTGGATTTGCCACGGTTGTTGGACGCTGGCGGTCAGCCATTGGTGCTGATCAGCAGTTATCGCCTGACCCGCTCCAAGGCGCCGCATTGGGTGATGGTGACCGATTGCGACGAAGAGTTTGTGTATCTGCATGATCCGGATGTGGATCACAGCCAGCATCGACAGCCCATGGATTGCCAGCATTTGCCGGTCAGTCATGGGGAGTTTGAGAAGATGTGCAGTTTTGGGCGGGGGAAACTTCGGGCGGCGGTTGTCCTGTATGCCCGCCACCAGTGA
- a CDS encoding PQQ-dependent sugar dehydrogenase — protein MLRKTLLATFCASALITAAAPVFAAPTQELKSEQGTLEVTPITKGLEHPWALAFLPDSKGMLVTERPGNLRVVTVDGKRSAPISGVPKVWAKGQGGLLDVVLSPDFKQDRMVYLSYAEGGGEGDKAGTAVGRGRLSDDLTTLKDFKVIFRQEPKLSVGNHFGSRLVFDRDGYLFITLGENNDRMTAQDLDKLQGKVVRIYPDGKVPDDNPFVGQAGVRPEIWSYGQRNPQGAALNPWNGTLWENEHGPKGGDEINVIERGKNYGWPLATNGINYSGQPIPEAKGKTAEGTVPPHHVWEVSPGISGMAFYDADRFKPWQHNVFIGALVSQELIRLQFDGDKVVHEERLLGELKERIRDVRQGPDGYLYVLTDEEDGALYKVGLK, from the coding sequence ATGTTGCGTAAAACCCTCCTGGCCACCTTCTGCGCCAGCGCACTGATCACCGCCGCGGCGCCTGTTTTCGCCGCGCCCACCCAGGAACTGAAAAGCGAACAAGGCACCCTTGAAGTCACGCCGATTACCAAAGGCCTGGAACATCCGTGGGCCCTGGCGTTTCTCCCGGACAGCAAAGGCATGCTGGTGACCGAACGGCCCGGCAACCTGCGAGTGGTCACGGTCGATGGCAAACGCTCGGCGCCGATCAGCGGCGTACCCAAGGTTTGGGCCAAGGGGCAGGGCGGTTTGCTCGATGTGGTGCTGTCACCGGACTTCAAGCAGGACCGCATGGTCTATCTGTCCTATGCCGAGGGTGGCGGTGAGGGCGACAAGGCCGGGACGGCGGTCGGTCGCGGGCGTTTGTCCGACGACCTGACCACCCTCAAGGATTTCAAGGTGATCTTCCGCCAGGAGCCGAAGCTTTCCGTCGGTAACCACTTCGGCTCACGGCTGGTGTTCGACCGTGACGGTTATCTGTTTATCACCTTGGGCGAAAACAACGACCGCATGACCGCCCAGGACCTCGACAAGTTGCAGGGCAAAGTCGTGCGGATCTACCCGGACGGCAAGGTGCCGGATGACAACCCCTTTGTCGGTCAGGCTGGCGTCCGCCCGGAGATCTGGTCCTACGGCCAGCGTAATCCGCAAGGCGCGGCGCTCAATCCGTGGAACGGCACGCTGTGGGAAAACGAACATGGCCCCAAGGGTGGCGACGAAATCAACGTCATCGAGCGTGGCAAGAACTACGGTTGGCCACTGGCAACCAACGGCATCAACTACTCCGGCCAACCGATCCCGGAGGCCAAGGGCAAAACCGCCGAAGGCACCGTGCCGCCGCACCATGTCTGGGAGGTCTCCCCCGGCATCAGTGGCATGGCGTTCTACGATGCCGATCGCTTCAAGCCTTGGCAGCACAACGTGTTTATCGGCGCGCTGGTGAGTCAGGAACTGATTCGCTTGCAATTCGATGGCGACAAAGTGGTGCATGAAGAACGTTTGCTGGGGGAACTCAAGGAACGGATCCGCGATGTACGGCAGGGCCCGGACGGGTATTTGTATGTGCTGACGGATGAGGAGGACGGGGCGCTTTACAAGGTTGGGTTGAAGTAA
- the ku gene encoding non-homologous end joining protein Ku, producing MARAIWKGAISFGLVHIPVALVSATSSQGVDFDWLDSRSMDPVGYKRVNKVTGKEVTKEHIVKGVAYEKGRYVVLSEEEIRSAHPLSTQTIDIFAFVDSEQIPLQNIDTPYYLAPDKRGGKVYALLRETLSKTNKVALAHVVLHTRQHLAALMPLESAMVLVMLRWPAEVRSLDELALGSEVTKPELAKGELEMAKRLVEDMSADWKPEDYRDSFEDKIMALVEKKAHEGKIEDVESTSGEEERKTADVIDLTELLKRSLGGKAAAKPAAKPRKAAAKPAPAKKATKSSRG from the coding sequence ATGGCCCGGGCAATCTGGAAAGGCGCAATCAGTTTCGGCTTGGTGCACATCCCTGTAGCACTAGTCTCGGCCACCTCCTCCCAAGGGGTGGATTTCGACTGGCTCGACAGCCGCAGCATGGACCCGGTGGGCTACAAGCGCGTCAACAAGGTCACCGGCAAGGAAGTCACCAAGGAACACATCGTCAAAGGCGTGGCCTACGAAAAAGGCCGCTATGTGGTGCTTAGCGAAGAGGAAATCCGCTCGGCGCACCCACTGTCGACCCAGACCATCGACATCTTTGCCTTTGTCGACAGTGAGCAGATCCCGCTGCAAAACATCGACACACCTTATTACTTGGCGCCGGACAAACGTGGCGGCAAGGTTTATGCGCTGCTGCGTGAAACCCTGAGCAAAACCAACAAGGTCGCCCTCGCCCATGTCGTGCTGCACACCCGTCAGCACCTGGCGGCGCTGATGCCGCTGGAGTCGGCCATGGTGCTAGTGATGTTGCGCTGGCCAGCGGAAGTGCGCAGCCTCGATGAATTGGCATTGGGCAGTGAAGTGACCAAACCCGAGCTGGCCAAGGGTGAACTGGAGATGGCCAAGCGCCTGGTGGAAGACATGAGCGCCGACTGGAAACCCGAGGATTACCGCGACAGCTTTGAAGACAAGATCATGGCCCTGGTCGAGAAAAAGGCCCATGAAGGCAAGATCGAGGATGTCGAGAGCACCAGCGGCGAAGAAGAACGCAAAACCGCTGATGTTATCGATTTGACCGAGTTGCTCAAACGCAGCCTCGGCGGCAAGGCAGCCGCCAAACCAGCGGCCAAACCGCGCAAAGCCGCCGCCAAACCGGCCCCGGCGAAAAAAGCCACGAAGAGTTCTCGCGGCTGA
- the ligD gene encoding DNA ligase D, which produces MAKPVSEYTRKRNFEITSEPPEAAPAKRGKKAASALRFVIQKHDARNLHYDFRLELDGTLKSWAVPKGPSLDPTQKRLAVHVEDHPISYGTFEGSIPEGQYGAGDVIVWDHGVWQPIGDPKETYKAGKLKFTLIGEKLSGDWALVRTHLRGSGDKEQWLLIKEKDQQARPISEFDVVAELPKSVLSDATVGDKTTKKAVKKTVKKAKPTTLPETFSPQLATLMEKAPAGDWRYEIKFDGYRILARIDNGEVRLLTRNGHDWTAKLPLQAKALAEMKLDGSWLDGEVVVLNDKGFPDFQALQNAFEIGRSVDIVYFVFDAPFLHGVDQRELPVEDRRAALKKALGRKSRQVLRFSEAFTANHQDIVESACALSLEGVIGKRAGSPYVSRRSPDWIKLKCRLRQEFVIIGYTAPQGSRSGFGALLLGVYDDKGLVYAGRVGTGFNQANLKLFHGQLQKIERKTSPLDKSLTAAQARGVHWVEPTLVCEAEFAEWTREGVVRQAAFIAMRTDKPATEIVREQPQSPKANKPVNEKKTSSKDSTVAGVKITHPDRVIDKDSGTQKLQLVQFYESISQWILPFLRDRPVSLLRAPEGVEGEQFFQKHAERLAIPNIKHLDPNIDLGHARLMEIDTVQALIGAAQMGTIELHTWGATHDKIETPDLFVLDLDPDPALPWKSMVEATQLTLSVLDEIGLEAFLKTSGGKGMHIIVPLARKDDWDTVKGFAKAIAQFMAQQLPERITATMGPKNRVGKIFVDYLRNTRGASTVAAYSVRARPGLPVSVPIAREELTALHGSQEWTVVNLLERLEGLKADPWAGYANRQKITAKMWKQLGGKKP; this is translated from the coding sequence ATGGCTAAACCGGTGAGTGAATACACGCGCAAACGCAACTTCGAGATCACTTCGGAACCGCCCGAAGCGGCGCCGGCCAAACGTGGAAAGAAAGCCGCCTCGGCCTTGCGTTTCGTGATTCAGAAACACGATGCGCGCAACCTGCATTACGACTTTCGCCTGGAACTCGACGGTACCCTGAAAAGCTGGGCGGTGCCCAAGGGCCCTAGCCTGGACCCGACGCAAAAGCGCCTGGCGGTGCACGTCGAAGACCACCCGATCAGTTATGGCACCTTCGAGGGCAGCATTCCTGAAGGCCAATATGGCGCAGGGGATGTGATTGTCTGGGACCACGGCGTCTGGCAACCGATTGGCGACCCGAAAGAAACCTACAAGGCCGGCAAGCTGAAATTCACTCTGATCGGCGAAAAACTCTCCGGCGATTGGGCGTTAGTGCGCACTCACTTGCGCGGCAGTGGCGACAAGGAACAATGGCTGCTGATCAAGGAGAAGGATCAACAGGCACGGCCAATCAGCGAGTTTGACGTGGTCGCCGAGCTGCCCAAAAGCGTATTGAGTGATGCCACCGTGGGCGATAAGACCACCAAAAAAGCCGTCAAAAAAACCGTTAAAAAAGCCAAACCGACCACCCTGCCCGAAACGTTCAGCCCGCAACTGGCCACACTGATGGAAAAGGCCCCGGCCGGTGACTGGCGCTATGAAATCAAGTTCGACGGCTATCGCATACTCGCGCGCATCGACAACGGTGAGGTGCGGCTGCTGACACGCAATGGCCACGACTGGACCGCCAAATTGCCGCTGCAGGCCAAGGCCCTGGCCGAGATGAAACTCGACGGCAGTTGGCTTGATGGCGAAGTGGTGGTGCTGAACGACAAAGGCTTTCCGGACTTCCAGGCGTTGCAGAACGCGTTCGAGATCGGGCGCTCGGTCGACATTGTCTATTTCGTGTTCGACGCGCCGTTCCTGCACGGCGTTGATCAGCGCGAATTGCCGGTGGAAGACCGCCGTGCCGCGCTGAAAAAAGCCTTGGGTCGCAAGTCACGGCAGGTACTGCGCTTCTCGGAAGCGTTCACCGCGAACCATCAGGACATCGTCGAAAGTGCTTGTGCGCTGTCCCTGGAAGGCGTGATCGGCAAGCGCGCCGGCAGCCCTTATGTGTCACGCCGCAGCCCGGACTGGATCAAGCTCAAATGCCGTTTGCGCCAGGAGTTCGTGATCATCGGTTATACCGCGCCGCAAGGTTCGCGCAGTGGTTTCGGCGCCCTGTTGCTGGGTGTCTACGACGATAAAGGGCTGGTGTATGCCGGGCGGGTCGGCACCGGGTTCAATCAGGCCAACCTGAAGCTGTTTCATGGGCAATTGCAGAAAATCGAACGCAAAACATCGCCGCTGGACAAGTCGCTGACAGCGGCGCAGGCCCGAGGCGTGCACTGGGTGGAACCGACGCTGGTATGCGAGGCTGAGTTCGCCGAATGGACCCGCGAAGGCGTGGTCCGCCAAGCGGCCTTCATCGCCATGCGCACTGATAAACCGGCGACCGAGATCGTGCGTGAACAACCACAATCTCCCAAGGCGAACAAACCCGTGAACGAAAAGAAAACCAGCAGCAAGGACAGTACCGTCGCCGGGGTCAAGATTACTCACCCCGATCGCGTTATCGACAAGGACAGTGGCACGCAGAAACTGCAACTGGTGCAGTTCTACGAAAGCATCAGCCAGTGGATCCTGCCGTTCCTGCGCGACCGGCCGGTGTCGCTGTTGCGGGCGCCGGAAGGGGTCGAAGGCGAACAGTTCTTCCAGAAACACGCCGAACGGCTGGCGATCCCCAACATCAAGCACCTGGACCCGAATATCGACCTTGGGCATGCACGCCTGATGGAAATCGATACGGTGCAAGCGCTGATCGGTGCCGCACAAATGGGCACGATCGAGTTGCATACCTGGGGCGCGACGCACGACAAGATCGAAACCCCCGACCTGTTTGTCCTCGACCTCGACCCTGACCCCGCGCTGCCATGGAAAAGCATGGTCGAAGCCACACAACTGACCCTGTCGGTGCTCGATGAAATCGGCCTGGAGGCGTTTTTGAAAACCAGCGGCGGCAAAGGCATGCACATCATTGTGCCACTGGCGCGCAAGGATGATTGGGACACGGTCAAGGGTTTCGCCAAAGCCATCGCCCAGTTCATGGCGCAACAGTTGCCGGAACGGATCACCGCGACCATGGGCCCGAAAAACCGGGTGGGCAAGATCTTCGTCGATTACCTGCGCAATACCCGCGGGGCCAGTACGGTGGCGGCGTACTCTGTGCGGGCACGGCCGGGGCTACCGGTGTCGGTGCCGATTGCGCGGGAGGAATTGACGGCGCTGCATGGCTCGCAGGAATGGACCGTGGTCAATTTGCTCGAGCGGCTGGAAGGGTTGAAAGCTGATCCGTGGGCGGGGTATGCCAATCGGCAGAAGATTACGGCGAAGATGTGGAAGCAGTTGGGGGGCAAGAAGCCGTAG
- the lpxO gene encoding lipid A hydroxylase LpxO, whose translation MKLIIAAIYVVSIAYVHLRGRVRHKLGRQLSDHSTFLAPINCFLYMFSKLPSKPYLNPADFPDLSPLQAHWEEIRAEGQNLLRAGEIKRSNQYDDVGFNSFFKSGWKRFYLKWYGDSHPSAEKLCPRTTELVQSIGSIKAAMFAELPPGSKLVRHRDPYAGSYRYHLGLETPNDAGCYINVDGENYHWRDGEAVMFDETFIHYAENTTDQNRIILFCDVERPMKYRWAAAFNAWFSRTVMSAAGAPNDAGDKTGGINRLFTRIYKVRLRGKELKKRNRARYYLEKWAIFGGLLAVFVLI comes from the coding sequence GTGAAACTCATCATTGCCGCTATTTATGTTGTCTCCATCGCGTATGTTCACCTGCGCGGTCGCGTGCGCCACAAGCTGGGCCGCCAACTGAGCGACCACTCGACGTTTCTGGCGCCGATCAATTGCTTCCTTTATATGTTCTCCAAACTCCCGAGCAAGCCGTACCTCAACCCAGCCGACTTCCCGGACCTGAGCCCGTTGCAGGCGCACTGGGAAGAGATTCGCGCCGAAGGCCAGAACCTGCTGCGGGCCGGGGAGATCAAGCGCTCGAACCAATACGATGACGTCGGTTTCAACTCGTTCTTCAAGAGCGGCTGGAAGCGTTTCTACCTGAAGTGGTACGGCGACAGCCACCCTTCGGCCGAGAAGCTCTGCCCGCGCACCACTGAACTGGTGCAAAGTATCGGCTCGATCAAGGCCGCGATGTTCGCCGAGCTGCCACCGGGTTCCAAACTGGTGCGCCACCGCGACCCGTATGCCGGCTCCTATCGCTATCACCTGGGCCTGGAAACGCCGAACGATGCCGGTTGCTACATCAACGTCGACGGTGAGAACTACCACTGGCGCGACGGTGAGGCGGTGATGTTCGACGAGACCTTTATCCATTACGCCGAAAACACCACCGACCAGAACCGCATCATCTTGTTCTGCGATGTCGAACGGCCGATGAAGTACCGCTGGGCGGCGGCGTTCAATGCCTGGTTCAGCCGTACCGTGATGTCGGCGGCGGGCGCGCCGAACGATGCGGGCGACAAGACGGGTGGCATCAACCGGTTGTTCACCAGAATCTACAAGGTTCGTTTGCGTGGCAAGGAGTTGAAGAAGCGTAACCGTGCCCGTTATTACCTTGAGAAATGGGCGATTTTTGGTGGGTTGTTGGCGGTTTTCGTTCTGATCTGA